Proteins found in one Campylobacter concisus genomic segment:
- a CDS encoding menaquinone biosynthesis decarboxylase, which translates to MDYIKLLKENNLLRVIDEPTDIDLEIAHASYIEVKCESSQALLFTNPVCKKTGRKFAPVLTNIYGSKRALELIFGLKPDEIADEIEKLLKPRKPENFKEKLDFLAYLFSMRKIFTKRLKGEGECQQVKFIGEDANLLSLPALKTWPHDGGAFITMGQVYTQSLDGALQNLGMYRLQIYDKNRLGMHWQIHKDGANFFYEYKRAGKKMPVSVAIGGDPLYIWCGQAPLPKGVFELLLYGFIRKEPAKLVKSLTNEIYVPHDTDYVIEGFVDTTKSELEGPFGDHTGFYTPIEPFPVMDVTAITSKREPVFHATVVGKPPLEDKYMGWATERVFLPLLRTTVPELLDYNMPENGVFHNLILAKINTLYPAHAKQAMHAFWGVGQMSFVKHAIFVGADAPELKDYDEFTSFVLNRFGSQSVLISQGVCDQLDHASPNSCFGGKLGVDATQDFCKFSPVVLSDSELLAKFQSVTPNVKELKQFKTDTKTPICMVKFEKDCVVKELFDKLLIFRDFFKLLIVVDMQNHLENPYMLLWRVTNNIDALRDIFIDGENFCVDATSKDEREGYTRGWPLQTDCDREVVADLVKRGIVKDEPELFKKFEIFG; encoded by the coding sequence ATGGACTACATCAAGCTTTTAAAAGAAAATAATCTACTTCGTGTTATCGACGAGCCAACAGATATTGATCTTGAGATCGCGCATGCAAGCTATATCGAGGTCAAGTGTGAGAGCTCGCAAGCGCTACTTTTTACAAATCCAGTCTGCAAAAAAACTGGGCGTAAATTTGCCCCAGTGCTTACAAATATATACGGCTCAAAACGCGCACTTGAGCTTATCTTTGGGCTAAAGCCTGATGAGATCGCAGATGAGATAGAAAAGCTTTTAAAACCCAGAAAACCAGAGAATTTCAAAGAAAAGCTTGATTTTTTAGCCTATCTTTTTAGCATGAGAAAAATTTTTACTAAGAGATTAAAAGGTGAGGGTGAGTGCCAGCAGGTGAAATTTATAGGTGAAGATGCTAATTTGCTATCGCTTCCAGCACTAAAGACATGGCCACATGATGGTGGCGCTTTTATTACGATGGGGCAGGTTTATACGCAAAGCTTAGACGGCGCTTTGCAAAATTTAGGTATGTACCGCCTACAAATTTATGACAAAAACCGCCTTGGCATGCACTGGCAGATACATAAAGACGGTGCAAATTTCTTTTACGAGTACAAGCGTGCAGGCAAAAAGATGCCAGTTTCAGTAGCCATTGGCGGTGATCCGCTTTATATTTGGTGTGGGCAAGCACCGCTTCCAAAGGGAGTTTTTGAACTTTTGCTTTATGGTTTTATCCGCAAAGAGCCAGCCAAACTTGTAAAATCCTTAACAAATGAAATTTACGTCCCGCACGATACAGACTACGTGATAGAGGGTTTCGTGGATACTACTAAGAGCGAACTCGAGGGGCCATTTGGCGATCACACTGGCTTTTATACACCTATCGAGCCTTTTCCGGTGATGGATGTAACGGCGATAACTAGCAAGCGTGAGCCGGTATTTCACGCAACTGTGGTTGGAAAGCCACCACTTGAGGATAAATATATGGGCTGGGCGACTGAGCGGGTTTTTCTGCCGCTTTTACGCACGACGGTACCGGAGCTTTTAGACTACAACATGCCTGAAAATGGCGTTTTCCACAACCTAATCTTAGCCAAGATAAATACGCTCTATCCAGCTCATGCAAAGCAGGCCATGCACGCATTTTGGGGCGTTGGGCAGATGAGCTTTGTAAAACATGCCATTTTTGTTGGAGCCGATGCGCCTGAACTTAAAGATTATGATGAATTTACTAGCTTTGTTTTAAATCGTTTTGGTAGCCAGAGTGTGCTAATAAGCCAAGGCGTGTGCGATCAGCTTGATCATGCTAGTCCAAACTCGTGTTTTGGTGGCAAACTCGGCGTAGATGCGACGCAAGACTTTTGTAAATTTAGCCCTGTGGTTTTAAGCGACAGCGAGCTTTTGGCTAAATTTCAAAGCGTTACGCCAAATGTAAAAGAGCTTAAGCAGTTTAAAACGGATACCAAAACGCCTATTTGTATGGTGAAATTTGAAAAAGATTGTGTGGTAAAAGAGCTTTTTGACAAGCTTTTGATATTTAGAGATTTTTTCAAGCTCCTTATCGTTGTAGATATGCAAAATCATCTTGAAAACCCATATATGCTACTTTGGCGTGTGACAAATAATATTGATGCATTGCGTGATATTTTCATAGATGGTGAAAATTTCTGCGTGGATGCCACTAGTAAAGATGAGCGCGAAGGATATACTAGAGGCTGGCCGCTACAAACGGATTGTGACCGCGAAGTGGTTGCTGATCTAGTTAAGCGCGGCATAGTAAAAGACGAGCCAGAGTTATTTAAAAAATTTGAAATATTTGGCTAG
- a CDS encoding RNA degradosome polyphosphate kinase: MTKKHKEKMMSENETLFINRELSWLRFNSRVLAQCEKEIPLLEKLKFLAIYMTNLDEFYMIRVAGLKQLFAAGATTSSGDGMSPLDQLREIRKYLQNEQILVENHYKNTVNALKKEGLFIKNYDELDDSLKQKCDEYFFSNILPVIVPIAVDATHPFPHLNNLSFSLAVKLADIEHPEILKYGMIRISRVLPRFTQPSSNVFVPIETIVHRHAEEIFPGYKLLSSAAFRVTRNADIVIEEEEADDFMMILEQGLKLRRKGAFVRMQIDKNVDADILDFLNFHMKIFHKDVYFSSIPLTLSSLWEIAGSKNFTHLANAPYVPKTLPPFGNGISVFDAIDKEDVLLVHPFESFDPVVSFIKEASKDPKVISIRMTLYRVDKSSPIIQSLIDAASDGKQVTVMVELKARFDEENNLHWAKALEDAGAHVIYGITGFKVHAKVSQVIRQIGDKLKFYMHFGTGNYNGSSAKIYTDVSLFTSKEEFSQDTTSFFHILSGYNKNRRLNALSMSPFQIKERIIEKIRVEVSKGSEGRIIAKMNALIDEDVINELSRASNAGVKIDLIVRGVCGLRPGIKGKSENIKVRSIIGKYLEHARILYFKHAQPKIYISSADWMPRNLERRLELMTPIFEPRLQERLLEILELQLSDNDLAFELQNSGEYVKVARSENEKVISCHEVLENYISKIYKSVKKDTDKAKADMLASKLLKES, from the coding sequence ATAACCAAAAAACACAAGGAGAAGATGATGAGCGAAAACGAAACTCTTTTTATAAACCGAGAATTAAGCTGGCTACGCTTTAACTCAAGGGTGCTCGCTCAATGTGAAAAGGAAATTCCTTTACTTGAAAAGCTAAAATTTTTAGCGATCTATATGACAAATTTAGACGAGTTTTATATGATCAGGGTTGCTGGTTTAAAGCAACTTTTTGCAGCTGGAGCTACCACAAGCAGTGGCGATGGTATGAGTCCACTTGATCAACTAAGAGAGATCAGAAAATATTTACAAAATGAGCAAATTTTAGTTGAAAATCACTACAAAAACACTGTAAATGCCCTTAAAAAAGAGGGGCTTTTTATAAAAAATTATGACGAGCTTGATGATAGCTTGAAGCAAAAGTGCGACGAATACTTTTTCTCAAATATCTTGCCAGTCATCGTGCCTATCGCTGTCGATGCGACTCATCCATTTCCGCACCTAAACAACCTTAGCTTCTCGCTTGCCGTTAAGCTTGCTGATATCGAACATCCAGAAATTTTAAAATACGGCATGATAAGAATTTCAAGAGTCTTGCCACGCTTTACACAGCCAAGTAGCAATGTTTTTGTGCCGATTGAAACGATCGTACACCGCCACGCAGAAGAAATTTTTCCAGGGTATAAGCTACTTAGCTCAGCTGCTTTTAGAGTGACAAGAAATGCTGATATCGTCATCGAAGAAGAAGAAGCGGATGATTTTATGATGATACTTGAGCAAGGGCTAAAGCTTCGCAGAAAAGGGGCTTTTGTTCGTATGCAAATCGATAAAAACGTAGACGCTGATATCTTAGACTTCTTAAATTTTCATATGAAAATTTTTCATAAAGATGTCTATTTTTCAAGCATTCCGCTCACTCTTAGCTCGCTTTGGGAGATAGCTGGAAGTAAAAATTTTACCCACCTGGCAAATGCGCCTTACGTTCCAAAAACGCTACCACCATTTGGCAATGGCATATCTGTATTTGACGCCATAGATAAAGAAGATGTGCTGCTAGTGCATCCATTTGAGAGCTTTGATCCAGTTGTAAGCTTTATAAAAGAGGCCAGCAAAGATCCAAAAGTCATATCTATTCGAATGACACTTTATAGAGTCGATAAAAGCTCGCCAATAATTCAAAGCCTAATAGACGCCGCAAGTGACGGCAAGCAAGTAACTGTAATGGTTGAGCTAAAAGCAAGGTTTGATGAGGAAAATAACCTGCACTGGGCAAAGGCGCTTGAAGACGCTGGAGCGCACGTGATATACGGCATCACAGGCTTTAAGGTGCATGCAAAAGTTAGCCAGGTCATCCGCCAAATCGGCGATAAGCTTAAATTTTATATGCATTTTGGCACAGGCAACTACAACGGCAGTTCGGCTAAAATTTATACTGACGTTAGTCTATTTACGAGCAAAGAAGAATTTAGCCAGGATACGACTTCGTTTTTTCACATCCTCTCAGGATATAATAAAAATCGCCGTTTAAACGCTCTTAGCATGTCGCCTTTTCAGATAAAAGAGCGCATTATCGAAAAGATAAGGGTGGAGGTTAGCAAAGGTAGTGAAGGCAGGATCATCGCCAAAATGAATGCTCTAATCGATGAAGATGTGATAAATGAGCTTAGCCGCGCATCAAACGCAGGCGTGAAGATCGATCTTATAGTTCGTGGTGTGTGCGGACTAAGGCCTGGCATAAAAGGCAAAAGTGAAAACATAAAAGTTCGCTCTATTATCGGCAAATACTTAGAACACGCTAGAATTTTATATTTTAAACATGCTCAGCCAAAAATTTACATCTCAAGTGCTGACTGGATGCCAAGAAATTTAGAGCGTCGCTTAGAGCTTATGACGCCTATTTTTGAGCCAAGACTTCAAGAGAGACTACTTGAAATTTTAGAACTTCAGCTAAGCGATAATGACCTAGCTTTTGAGCTACAAAATAGCGGTGAATACGTAAAAGTAGCAAGAAGTGAAAATGAAAAAGTAATATCTTGCCACGAAGTTTTGGAAAATTATATATCTAAAATTTATAAATCCGTAAAAAAAGATACAGATAAAGCAAAAGCCGATATGCTCGCAAGTAAGCTCTTAAAAGAGAGCTAA
- a CDS encoding NUDIX domain-containing protein, producing MDTTITNLEILPLGESKYLKPFKMKFMQNGVQRDWDCVKVMNSVSIFLYHEQKDAFLFVKQFRPAVWYSQEKEGIKTNEQGFTYELCAGLMDKGLSEEQTAREEAIEEVGYELKEIERITMTYGAFGFGGNMQTMFYAKIDESMKVNSGGGVDGEDIELVFIKREDMMKFAFDESKVKGFGLIFAYLWWEKFKS from the coding sequence ATGGATACTACTATAACTAATTTAGAAATTCTGCCTCTTGGCGAGTCAAAATACCTAAAGCCATTTAAGATGAAATTTATGCAAAATGGTGTCCAAAGAGACTGGGACTGCGTCAAGGTGATGAATAGTGTTAGTATTTTTTTATATCACGAGCAAAAAGATGCCTTTTTGTTTGTAAAGCAGTTTCGTCCTGCTGTTTGGTACTCACAAGAGAAAGAAGGCATCAAAACAAATGAGCAAGGCTTTACTTATGAGCTTTGCGCAGGGCTTATGGATAAAGGGCTAAGCGAAGAGCAAACAGCTAGAGAAGAAGCGATCGAAGAAGTGGGCTATGAGCTAAAAGAGATAGAGCGTATCACAATGACATACGGTGCTTTTGGCTTTGGAGGCAATATGCAAACTATGTTTTACGCAAAGATCGATGAGAGCATGAAGGTAAATTCTGGCGGTGGCGTCGATGGCGAAGATATCGAACTTGTTTTTATAAAACGAGAAGATATGATGAAATTTGCCTTTGATGAGAGCAAGGTCAAAGGTTTTGGGCTTATCTTTGCTTATTTGTGGTGGGAGAAATTTAAAAGCTAA
- the mgtE gene encoding magnesium transporter, translated as MSQELEEAKELIDQHLDENLEDNELSPYELAQHLKTLKKHDEELFAHYLEKLDPEILGDVAIELPDHMLKDVIEQLPAEKIVEALEELESDDATDLLQYIEDIDEDKARELFNELDRENQNEILRLRSYEEDRAGAHMQTELFSAHLEEKLGNAVARLRREKQEGKLENISQLFIIDKNGVLQYAIPLEDLILFDFTKTLKQNIESAQIDHYKPHVANDMDLMQNVADMFQEYDLNVIAVTSSTGILLGRITSDDIHDYIQESATEQIYNLAGVDDESEEDDTLFKAGRGRAVWLGVNLLTALFSSSIIGLFDETIAAYVALAVLMPIVASMGGNTGTQALTVTVRRLALGEIEFKDAKNVLKREVSISLINGLIFGVVMGIIASVWFDKGMLGVVIGLSMVTNLFFAGFFGTIIPLTLRRFNIDPAVGSAVILTTFTDAIGFFSFLGLAKWILL; from the coding sequence TTGAGCCAAGAACTAGAAGAAGCAAAAGAGCTGATAGATCAGCATTTGGATGAAAATTTAGAAGATAACGAACTCTCGCCTTACGAGCTAGCCCAACACCTAAAAACACTTAAAAAGCACGACGAAGAGCTTTTTGCTCACTATCTTGAAAAGCTAGACCCTGAAATTTTAGGTGATGTTGCTATCGAGTTACCTGATCACATGCTAAAAGATGTGATCGAACAGCTTCCAGCTGAAAAGATCGTAGAAGCACTTGAAGAGCTAGAGAGTGATGATGCGACTGACTTGCTTCAATACATCGAGGACATTGACGAGGATAAAGCTAGAGAGCTTTTTAACGAGCTTGACAGAGAAAACCAAAATGAAATTTTAAGGCTTAGAAGCTACGAAGAAGATAGAGCCGGTGCTCACATGCAAACAGAGCTCTTCTCGGCTCATCTTGAGGAAAAGCTTGGCAATGCAGTAGCAAGACTTAGACGAGAAAAGCAAGAAGGCAAGCTAGAAAATATCTCGCAGCTTTTTATCATCGATAAAAATGGCGTTTTACAATACGCTATCCCGCTTGAAGATCTTATACTTTTTGATTTTACAAAGACACTAAAGCAAAATATCGAGTCAGCACAGATCGATCACTACAAGCCACACGTTGCAAATGATATGGATCTTATGCAAAATGTCGCTGATATGTTTCAAGAGTACGATTTAAATGTTATCGCAGTTACTAGTAGTACTGGAATTTTGCTTGGTCGTATCACGTCTGATGACATCCACGACTACATTCAAGAGAGTGCAACTGAGCAAATTTATAACCTAGCCGGCGTTGATGACGAGTCAGAAGAGGACGATACACTTTTTAAGGCTGGTCGTGGTCGTGCGGTTTGGCTTGGTGTAAATTTACTAACAGCTCTTTTTAGCTCATCTATAATCGGGCTTTTTGACGAGACAATCGCAGCCTACGTCGCTCTTGCTGTTTTAATGCCAATAGTTGCGTCAATGGGTGGAAATACCGGCACACAAGCGCTTACCGTTACGGTTCGTCGTTTGGCACTTGGCGAAATAGAGTTTAAAGATGCCAAAAATGTTCTAAAACGTGAGGTTAGTATTTCACTTATAAATGGACTAATCTTTGGTGTGGTAATGGGCATAATCGCCTCTGTTTGGTTTGACAAAGGTATGCTTGGCGTTGTTATCGGACTTAGTATGGTTACGAATTTATTCTTTGCTGGCTTTTTTGGCACGATCATACCTTTAACGCTAAGGCGCTTTAACATAGATCCTGCAGTCGGTTCAGCCGTCATTCTTACTACTTTTACTGATGCGATAGGATTTTTTAGCTTTTTAGGACTTGCAAAATGGATACTACTATAA